A section of the Ovis canadensis isolate MfBH-ARS-UI-01 breed Bighorn chromosome 1, ARS-UI_OviCan_v2, whole genome shotgun sequence genome encodes:
- the HMGCS2 gene encoding hydroxymethylglutaryl-CoA synthase, mitochondrial — translation MQRLLTPVRRVLQVKRVMQEASLLPARLLPAAHPSFSTVPAVPLAKTDTWPKDVGILAMEVYFPAQYVDQTELEKFNKVEAGRYTVGLGQTQMGFCSVQEDVNSLCLTVVQQLMERTQLPWDSVGRLEVGTETIIDKSKAVKTVLMELFQDSGNTDIEGIDTTNACYGGTASLFNAANWMESSSWDGRYALVVCGDIAVYPSGNARPTGGAGAVAMLVGPEAPLVLERGLRGTHMENVYDFYKPDVTSEYPLVDGKLSIQCYLRALDKCYAFYRQKIEKQWKQAGIDRPFTLDDMQYMIFHTPFCKLVQKSLARLMFNDFLLASGDTQTGIYKGLEAFRGLKLEDTYTNKEVDKAFLKASLNMFNKKTKNSLYLSTYNGNMYTSSLYGCLASLLAHHSAQDLAGSRIGAFSYGSGLAASFFSFRVSQDASPGSPLEKLVSSTSDLQKRLASRKRVSPEEFTEIMNQREQYYHKMNFSPPGDKNSLFPGTWYLERVDELYRRKYARRPV, via the exons TTTTTCTACAGTTCCGGCTGTCCCCTTGGCCAAAACAGATACTTGGCCAAAGGATGtgggtattcttgccatggagGTCTACTTTCCAGCCCAATATGTGGACCAAACAGAGCTGGAGAAGTTCAACAAGGTGGAGGCAGGGAGGTACACCGTGGGCTTGGGCCAGACCCAGATGGGCTTCTGCTCAGTCCAGGAGGATGTCAACTCCCTGTGCCTGACGGTGGTGCAACAGCTGATGGAGCGCACGCAGCTCCCCTGGGACTCTGTGGGCCGCCTGGAGGTGGGCACTGAGACCATCATCGATAAGTCCAAGGCTGTCAAAACAGTGCTCATGGAGCTCTTCCAGGATTCAGGCAACACTGACATTGAAGGCATAGATACCACCAATGCCTGCTACGGTGGCACTGCCTCCCTCTTCAATGCTGCTAACTGGATGGAATCCAGCTCCTGGGATG GTCGCTACGCACTGGTGGTCTGTGGGGACATTGCCGTCTACCCCAGTGGTAACGCTCGCCCCACAGGCGGGGCTGGAGCTGTGGCAATGCTGGTTGGGCCCGAGGCCCCTCTGGTCCTCGAGAGAG GGCTTAGAGGAACCCACATGGAGAACGTGTACGACTTCTACAAACCAGATGTGACTTCAGAGTACCCACTGGTGGATGGGAAGCTCTCCATCCAGTGCTACTTAAGGGCCCTGGACAAATGTTACGCATTTTACCGTCAAAAGATcgagaaacagtggaagcaag CTGGCATCGATCGGCCCTTCACTCTCGATGATATGCAGTATATGATTTTTCACACGCCTTTCTGCAAGTTAGTCCAGAAATCCCTGGCCCGCCTGATGTTCAATGACTTCCTGTTGGCCAGTGGTGACACACAGACTGGCATCTACAAGGGGTTGGAGGCCTTCAG GGGACTAAAGCTGGAAGACACCTACACCAATAAGGAGGTAGATAAAGCATTTCTAAAAGCCTCCCTGAACATGTTCAATAAGAAAACCAAGAACTCCCTCTACCTCTCCACGTACAATGGGAATATGTACACCTCATCCCTATATGGATGCCTGGCCTCACTTCTGGCCCA TCACTCTGCCCAAGACTTGGCTGGCTCCAGGATCGGTGCCTTCTCTTATGGCTCTGGTTTGGCagcaagtttcttttctttccggGTGTCCCAGGATGCTTCTCCGG GCTCCCCGCTGGAGAAGCTGGTATCCAGTACATCAGACTTGCAGAAACGTCTTGCCTCCCGGAAGCGTGTGTCTCCTGAGGAGTTCACAGAAATAATGAACCAAAGAGAACAATACTACCACAAGA TGAATTTCTCACCACCTGGTGATAAGAACAGCCTTTTCCCAGGCACTTGGTACCTGGAGCGAGTGGATGAGCTATATCGCCGAAAGTACGCCCGGCGCCCCGTCTAA